One genomic region from Kamptonema formosum PCC 6407 encodes:
- a CDS encoding GumC family protein: MKPEPNSQLIVINSKKTQAAQPKLNSVLYPDEFYKQQDKTEIEQTSIWDVFRRRAILIVGVTAALTTAAFSWTLTQTNEYEGKFQLLVEPVITENTLAKIYSGELKLQPAAPVNQEKSGFDYNSQIQVLQSPQVMSPIIKQLQTKYPDIDYKTLFGKTTENVQLGEDKLSIKRLNNTKILEVRYRDTDPKKIQFVLDKVVEGYRRYSLQDGKTDIRKSSDFIQSQIPPLRKRIDGAQAELQKLRQQYNFIDPQIQTQQLAQQMSQLQTQRLDTQTQKNQQELLYKNLEAQLGLDQRQALMASALTQAPRYQALLTQLQQLEANIAINLATYTQESPQMQSMLEQRKNLLPLLRQEAERVLGTDLGKVNPQVLAFQDSVRMKLIEELVNTANQIQVLGVRNQVLEQAEKQLSQYAQVFPVVLRRYADLQRDLETSNNTLNGLLAKQQALQLEAVGVKDVAWDVIAKPEIPRYQNGELIPVSPNMPLNLAVGGVAGLLLGMLLAQLAERFQHKVFHTPEEAKYTLQLPLLGVIPVSDKVLRLPSAETAAIDLENPPTPTNAFQEAFRSLNANIRLLNVDSPIRSCAITSCQVADGKSTVAVNLAMAAAAMGQRVLLVDADLRRPQVHEMLCLPNWKGLSSVITEDLEVEEVMVQSPREDNLFVLTSGPFFPDPTKLLSSRKMQHLMENLSSKFDLIIYDTPPLLGLADANLLGAHTNGLMLVVGLNQTEREALLLALEDLKMAGIPLLGMVANGDKGSRYYYQSYGQNYFEQTSA; encoded by the coding sequence ATGAAGCCAGAACCAAATTCACAATTAATAGTAATTAATTCTAAGAAAACACAAGCAGCACAGCCAAAATTAAATTCCGTCCTTTATCCAGACGAGTTTTACAAACAGCAAGATAAAACTGAAATAGAACAGACGAGTATCTGGGATGTCTTTCGACGCAGAGCTATTTTAATTGTGGGAGTGACAGCAGCACTAACTACGGCAGCTTTTAGCTGGACTTTAACCCAAACAAATGAATATGAAGGTAAGTTTCAGCTATTAGTAGAACCTGTAATTACTGAAAACACCTTAGCAAAAATTTACTCGGGAGAGCTGAAGCTACAACCAGCCGCACCCGTCAATCAAGAAAAGTCTGGCTTTGATTATAACTCTCAGATTCAGGTTTTGCAGAGTCCCCAAGTCATGTCTCCGATTATTAAACAACTGCAAACCAAGTATCCCGATATTGACTATAAAACTCTGTTTGGAAAAACTACTGAAAACGTCCAATTGGGAGAAGACAAACTCTCGATTAAACGCCTTAATAACACCAAAATCTTAGAAGTACGTTATCGCGATACTGACCCCAAAAAAATCCAATTTGTTTTGGATAAAGTTGTTGAAGGCTATCGCCGTTACAGCCTGCAAGATGGCAAAACAGATATCCGTAAAAGCTCTGATTTTATTCAATCCCAAATTCCACCGTTGAGGAAACGAATCGACGGCGCACAAGCAGAATTACAAAAACTACGGCAACAATATAATTTTATCGATCCTCAAATCCAAACTCAACAACTTGCTCAGCAAATGAGTCAACTTCAAACTCAGAGGTTGGACACTCAAACGCAGAAAAATCAACAGGAATTACTCTACAAGAACCTGGAAGCACAGCTAGGATTAGATCAAAGACAAGCATTAATGGCATCTGCACTTACCCAAGCACCTCGCTATCAAGCTTTACTGACTCAATTGCAACAATTAGAAGCAAATATTGCGATTAATTTAGCTACTTATACTCAAGAAAGTCCGCAAATGCAATCGATGTTAGAGCAGCGCAAAAATTTGCTACCTTTGTTACGACAAGAAGCTGAGCGAGTTTTGGGTACTGACTTAGGTAAAGTTAATCCACAAGTTTTGGCTTTTCAGGATTCTGTGCGGATGAAATTAATCGAGGAATTGGTGAATACTGCTAATCAAATTCAGGTATTAGGAGTACGCAATCAGGTTCTCGAACAAGCGGAAAAACAGTTAAGTCAATACGCGCAAGTATTTCCTGTGGTGCTTCGCCGCTATGCTGATTTGCAGCGGGATTTAGAAACCAGTAATAATACGCTCAATGGTTTATTAGCCAAACAACAAGCTTTACAACTTGAAGCTGTGGGTGTGAAAGATGTGGCTTGGGATGTGATTGCTAAGCCAGAAATTCCTCGTTATCAAAATGGGGAGTTGATACCAGTTTCTCCCAATATGCCTTTAAATTTGGCTGTAGGCGGAGTTGCAGGATTGCTTTTGGGGATGCTTTTAGCGCAGTTGGCGGAACGGTTTCAACATAAGGTTTTCCACACGCCGGAAGAAGCTAAATATACTTTACAATTGCCTTTGTTAGGGGTAATTCCTGTTAGCGATAAAGTTTTGCGGCTTCCTTCTGCTGAGACTGCGGCGATTGATTTGGAAAATCCGCCTACTCCTACAAATGCGTTTCAGGAAGCTTTTAGATCGTTGAATGCTAATATTCGGTTGTTGAATGTTGACAGTCCCATTCGGTCTTGTGCAATTACATCTTGTCAAGTTGCAGATGGTAAGTCTACTGTAGCGGTAAATCTGGCAATGGCGGCGGCGGCGATGGGTCAGCGGGTGTTATTGGTAGATGCTGATTTACGGCGGCCGCAGGTGCATGAAATGTTATGCTTGCCAAATTGGAAGGGTTTAAGTAGTGTAATTACTGAGGATTTGGAGGTAGAGGAGGTGATGGTACAATCGCCAAGAGAGGATAATTTATTTGTGTTAACCTCTGGCCCATTTTTCCCCGATCCCACTAAGTTGCTTTCGTCTCGGAAAATGCAACATTTAATGGAGAATTTGTCAAGTAAATTCGACTTGATTATTTACGATACTCCGCCGCTTTTGGGTTTAGCGGATGCGAATTTGTTGGGTGCTCATACTAATGGGTTAATGTTGGTGGTGGGATTGAATCAAACTGAGCGAGAGGCCTTACTTTTGGCCTTAGAAGATTTGAAAATGGCGGGGATTCCCTTGTTGGGAATGGTGGCGAATGGGGATAAGGGAAGCAGGTATTATTATCAATCTTATGGTCAGAATTATTTTGAGCAAACATCGGCTTGA
- a CDS encoding acetolactate synthase large subunit, producing MNTAQLLVKCLENEGVEYVFGLPGEENLEVLEALRNSSIKFITTRHEQGAAFMADVYGRLTGKAGVCLSTLGPGATNLITGVADADLDGAPLVAITGQVGTDRMHTQSHQYLDLVAMFAPVTKWNAQIVRPSITPEIVRKAFKIAQSEKPGAVHIDVPENIAAMEVEGIPLNKDDREKTYGGFQSINKAAVAISKAINPLILVGNGAIRANASAALTEFATHLNVPVANTFMGKGMIPYTHPLALWSAGLQKRDHISCAFDNTDLVIAIGYDLIEYSPKKWNPQGTIPIIHIGVDPAEIDSSYIPIVEVLGDISDSLNEILRRTDRKGKPEPFAVQLRADIRADYERYAKDDGFPIKPQKIVYDLRQVMGPDDIVISDVGAHKMWMARHYHCDRPNTCLISNGFAAMGIAIPGAIAAKLVYPDRKVVAVSGDGGFMMNCQELETALRVGTNFVTLIFNDGGYGLIEWKQEDYFGKSAFIKFGNPDFVKFAESMGLKGYRVEAASDLIPILKEALAQDLPAVIDCPVDYRENAIFSKKAGGLSCKM from the coding sequence ATGAATACAGCTCAATTATTAGTGAAATGTCTGGAAAATGAAGGCGTAGAATACGTATTCGGACTCCCTGGTGAAGAAAATCTCGAAGTTTTAGAAGCCTTGAGAAATTCTTCAATTAAGTTTATCACCACTCGCCACGAACAAGGCGCAGCTTTCATGGCTGATGTTTACGGACGTTTGACAGGAAAAGCCGGCGTTTGTTTATCTACCTTGGGGCCAGGTGCAACCAATTTAATCACTGGCGTTGCTGATGCTGACTTAGACGGTGCTCCCCTAGTAGCAATTACGGGACAAGTCGGGACAGACAGGATGCACACACAATCTCATCAATATTTAGATTTGGTCGCAATGTTTGCTCCAGTTACTAAATGGAATGCTCAAATTGTGCGCCCTAGTATTACTCCCGAAATTGTCCGCAAAGCATTTAAAATTGCTCAGAGCGAAAAACCAGGAGCAGTTCACATAGATGTGCCAGAAAATATTGCGGCAATGGAGGTTGAGGGTATTCCGCTTAACAAAGACGATCGGGAAAAAACCTATGGTGGCTTTCAGAGTATCAATAAAGCAGCAGTCGCCATTTCTAAAGCTATTAATCCCCTAATTTTAGTTGGCAATGGAGCAATTCGTGCTAATGCAAGTGCGGCTTTAACGGAATTTGCCACTCATTTAAATGTCCCCGTTGCTAATACTTTTATGGGCAAAGGAATGATTCCTTATACTCATCCGTTAGCCTTATGGTCGGCGGGTTTACAGAAGCGGGATCACATTAGCTGCGCTTTTGATAATACCGATCTAGTGATTGCCATTGGCTATGACTTAATTGAGTATTCGCCCAAGAAATGGAATCCTCAAGGCACCATTCCTATTATCCACATTGGCGTTGATCCAGCAGAAATTGACAGCAGCTATATTCCTATTGTAGAAGTTTTAGGCGATATTTCTGACTCTTTGAATGAAATTTTACGGCGGACAGATCGCAAGGGAAAACCAGAACCATTTGCCGTACAATTACGAGCCGATATTCGCGCCGATTACGAGCGCTATGCTAAAGATGATGGTTTTCCTATTAAGCCCCAAAAAATAGTTTACGACTTACGGCAGGTGATGGGCCCGGATGATATTGTGATCTCAGATGTGGGCGCTCATAAAATGTGGATGGCCCGTCACTACCACTGCGATCGCCCCAATACCTGTTTAATTTCTAATGGGTTTGCGGCGATGGGAATTGCGATTCCAGGCGCGATCGCAGCTAAACTTGTTTATCCCGACAGGAAAGTAGTAGCGGTAAGCGGTGACGGCGGTTTTATGATGAATTGCCAAGAGTTAGAAACTGCGCTGCGAGTAGGTACTAATTTTGTTACTCTCATCTTTAATGATGGCGGTTATGGCTTGATTGAGTGGAAGCAAGAAGATTACTTTGGCAAGTCAGCTTTCATCAAGTTCGGCAATCCAGATTTTGTGAAGTTTGCCGAAAGTATGGGTTTGAAAGGCTATCGAGTTGAAGCTGCAAGTGATTTAATTCCTATACTCAAAGAAGCCCTTGCCCAAGATTTACCTGCTGTGATTGACTGCCCTGTAGACTACCGAGAAAATGCTATTTTTAGCAAAAAAGCTGGAGGTTTAAGCTGCAAGATGTAA
- a CDS encoding DUF2283 domain-containing protein, with protein sequence MKVAYDPETDSLTITMRESRIKESDEVYPGVILDLGYDGEIVRFEILSASKVVQKLPQIPVVLGE encoded by the coding sequence ATGAAAGTAGCTTACGATCCCGAAACAGATTCACTGACAATTACAATGCGAGAAAGTCGGATTAAAGAAAGTGATGAAGTTTACCCAGGTGTAATTTTAGACCTTGGCTATGATGGTGAAATCGTGCGATTTGAGATTTTGTCAGCATCTAAAGTTGTCCAAAAACTCCCCCAAATTCCAGTTGTTTTAGGCGAATAA
- the cysC gene encoding adenylyl-sulfate kinase: MTKKGFILWFTGLSGSGKTTISKAVEPELKARGCKVEILDGDVVRTHLSKGLGFSREDRDTNIRRIGFVAHLLSRNGVVAITAAISPYRVVRDEIRVMEPNFVEVYVKASLETCEARDVKGLYAKARAGEIKGFTGIDDPYEEPLNPEIICSTAEESIDESVLKILTKLEELGYI, translated from the coding sequence ATGACAAAAAAAGGTTTCATCTTGTGGTTTACTGGACTCAGCGGTTCAGGAAAAACAACAATTAGTAAAGCTGTAGAACCAGAACTAAAAGCCAGAGGTTGTAAAGTAGAAATATTGGATGGCGATGTTGTCAGAACGCATCTGTCAAAAGGATTAGGTTTTAGCAGAGAAGACCGCGATACTAATATTCGCCGAATTGGATTCGTAGCTCATCTTTTGTCGCGCAATGGAGTTGTGGCAATTACCGCAGCCATTAGTCCTTACAGAGTGGTACGCGACGAGATTCGCGTAATGGAACCTAACTTTGTTGAAGTATATGTAAAAGCTTCTCTGGAAACCTGCGAAGCGCGAGATGTAAAAGGGTTGTACGCTAAGGCGAGAGCAGGCGAAATTAAGGGATTTACTGGCATTGATGACCCTTACGAAGAACCCCTCAACCCTGAGATAATTTGCTCTACAGCAGAGGAAAGTATAGATGAAAGTGTTCTTAAAATTCTTACCAAACTAGAGGAGTTAGGTTACATTTGA
- a CDS encoding SLBB domain-containing protein: MITNQIINIVKSLTASTLMAATASSPSVAQLPPPPPPLPVPAPAPFPIPVQSAIQTSEAYTLGAGDRIQIDIFNVPEYSGPNGQHQILADGTLSLPLIGNLGVQGMTLEQAADEIKQRYGKYLRRPVITLKLLAPRPLQIAIAGEVHRPGSYTVSPSSGPGGFAEQVGTQLPTVTRALKMAGGITPSADVRQIKIRRPQRGGPEQIINVNLWELLQSGDLRSDITLRDGDAIYIPTVTDINREENRTLANANFSSESNEAINIAVVGEVARPGTYTLGRDIQTNQITAIEANGNQTLLSSNEPPPDTSGPSTVTKAIKLAGGITQQADIRQIQVRRITRAGTEQTISVNLWELLQAGDITQDVMLQQGDTIIVPKADNTNSIENAEVGNSSFSPDTINISIVGEAIRPGAIAVPPSTSLNQALLAAGGFNKARADMSSVELIRLNPNGTVSRRTISINFEAAVNEETNPLLRSNDVIMVKRSGRAAFSDRVGGTIAPFSPFLGILRVFDLFR, translated from the coding sequence ATGATAACTAATCAAATAATTAATATCGTCAAAAGTTTAACAGCATCAACTCTGATGGCAGCGACCGCATCTTCTCCTAGTGTAGCCCAGTTGCCACCACCCCCCCCTCCTTTGCCCGTTCCTGCACCGGCACCATTTCCCATTCCCGTACAGTCAGCCATCCAAACCTCTGAAGCATACACTTTAGGAGCAGGCGATCGCATTCAAATTGACATTTTTAACGTCCCCGAATACAGCGGCCCCAACGGTCAGCACCAAATCCTTGCCGACGGTACTCTCAGCCTCCCCTTAATTGGCAACCTCGGCGTTCAAGGCATGACCTTAGAACAAGCTGCTGACGAGATTAAACAGCGATATGGCAAATACCTCAGACGGCCGGTAATTACCCTGAAATTGCTGGCCCCGCGACCTCTACAAATCGCCATTGCCGGCGAAGTTCACCGTCCCGGTTCCTATACAGTATCCCCCTCATCTGGCCCCGGTGGCTTCGCAGAGCAAGTAGGAACCCAACTCCCAACAGTCACGCGGGCCCTAAAAATGGCCGGCGGTATTACCCCCTCCGCCGACGTTCGCCAAATCAAAATCCGTCGGCCTCAACGCGGCGGGCCAGAACAAATTATTAATGTCAACCTTTGGGAATTATTGCAGAGTGGTGACTTACGTAGTGATATTACCTTACGAGATGGAGACGCTATTTATATCCCCACTGTCACTGATATTAACCGCGAGGAAAACCGCACTTTAGCAAATGCAAATTTTTCCTCAGAAAGTAATGAAGCTATTAATATTGCAGTAGTCGGTGAAGTGGCCCGTCCCGGTACTTACACTCTAGGTAGAGATATTCAAACTAATCAAATCACAGCTATCGAGGCTAATGGAAATCAAACACTGCTCAGCTCAAACGAACCTCCACCAGACACTAGCGGGCCAAGCACTGTTACTAAAGCAATTAAACTAGCAGGAGGCATTACCCAACAAGCCGACATTCGCCAGATTCAAGTTCGCCGCATCACCCGCGCCGGCACGGAACAAACGATTAGTGTTAATCTTTGGGAACTATTACAGGCGGGAGATATAACCCAAGACGTAATGCTGCAACAAGGAGATACTATTATCGTCCCGAAAGCAGATAATACAAACTCCATTGAAAATGCAGAAGTGGGAAATTCTAGCTTCTCTCCAGATACAATTAATATTAGCATAGTTGGGGAAGCGATCAGACCAGGAGCTATTGCTGTCCCGCCGAGCACTTCTTTAAATCAAGCCTTATTAGCAGCCGGAGGATTTAATAAAGCACGAGCCGATATGAGTTCAGTAGAATTAATTAGATTGAATCCCAACGGTACTGTTTCCCGGCGGACTATCTCTATTAATTTTGAGGCGGCGGTGAATGAAGAAACTAATCCTTTGCTTCGTAGTAATGACGTAATTATGGTAAAACGCTCCGGTCGTGCGGCATTCTCAGATAGAGTAGGGGGAACTATAGCTCCTTTTAGTCCATTTTTAGGAATTCTCAGAGTTTTCGATTTATTTCGATGA
- a CDS encoding NAD-dependent succinate-semialdehyde dehydrogenase has product MAIATINPTTGETLKTYAPDSDAEIEAKLELAQQAFSKYRRLPFEQKAKWMQATADILERDREKFAKIMTLEMGKTLKSAIAEVEKSALGCRYYAENAPQFLADAPAKTDASQSFVRYQPLGPILAVMPWNFPFWQVFRFAAPALMAGNVGLLKHASNVPQCALTIEEIFTEAGFPPGVFQTLLVGADKVANIVTDDRVKAATLTGSEPAGASLAAAAGKSLKKTVLELGGSDPYIVMPSADIAAAASTAVTARTINNGQSCIAAKRFILADAIADEFLKHFVAKMEALKIGDPMLPDTDIGPLATPNILQELDTQVQACIQSGAKLLTGGRALSEQPGNFYQPTILAEIPADSPARLEEFFGPVALVFRVSGIDEAIELANSTSFGLGASAWTAEKTESDRFISELEAGSVFINGLVKSDLRLPFGGIKRSGYGRELSVQGIHEFVNIKTVWVK; this is encoded by the coding sequence ATGGCTATTGCGACAATTAACCCCACAACGGGGGAAACACTCAAAACTTATGCACCCGACTCGGATGCAGAAATTGAAGCTAAGCTGGAATTAGCACAGCAGGCATTTAGCAAATACCGCCGCCTGCCATTTGAACAAAAAGCGAAGTGGATGCAGGCAACTGCGGATATTTTGGAACGCGATCGCGAAAAATTTGCCAAAATTATGACCCTGGAAATGGGTAAAACTTTAAAATCTGCGATCGCAGAAGTCGAAAAATCGGCTTTAGGTTGTCGTTATTACGCTGAAAATGCGCCCCAATTTCTCGCCGACGCACCAGCAAAAACCGACGCTAGCCAAAGTTTTGTCCGCTACCAACCCCTCGGCCCCATTTTGGCCGTCATGCCTTGGAACTTCCCATTTTGGCAGGTTTTCCGCTTTGCTGCACCCGCACTCATGGCCGGCAATGTTGGCTTACTCAAACACGCTTCTAACGTACCACAGTGCGCCTTAACTATCGAAGAAATCTTTACAGAAGCGGGTTTTCCCCCCGGAGTGTTTCAAACCTTGCTAGTTGGTGCCGATAAAGTAGCAAATATTGTTACTGACGATCGCGTTAAAGCAGCAACCCTGACAGGAAGCGAACCAGCGGGTGCAAGTTTAGCAGCAGCGGCGGGAAAAAGTTTGAAGAAAACAGTGCTGGAATTGGGGGGAAGTGACCCGTATATTGTAATGCCGAGTGCCGATATCGCCGCTGCCGCGTCAACTGCTGTCACCGCCAGGACGATCAATAACGGTCAGTCTTGTATTGCCGCAAAACGCTTTATTTTGGCAGACGCGATCGCCGACGAATTTCTCAAACATTTTGTCGCCAAAATGGAGGCTTTAAAAATTGGCGATCCCATGCTTCCAGACACAGATATTGGCCCTTTAGCAACCCCAAATATTCTCCAAGAATTAGACACTCAAGTACAAGCTTGCATTCAGTCGGGAGCCAAACTCTTGACTGGTGGTCGCGCTTTATCTGAGCAACCAGGAAATTTCTATCAGCCTACCATTTTAGCAGAAATTCCTGCGGATTCTCCCGCCCGCCTTGAGGAATTTTTCGGCCCAGTAGCTTTAGTATTCCGGGTATCTGGAATTGACGAAGCTATTGAGTTAGCAAATAGCACATCTTTCGGTTTAGGAGCATCAGCTTGGACGGCGGAAAAAACAGAAAGCGATCGCTTTATTTCCGAACTAGAAGCCGGATCGGTATTTATTAACGGTTTAGTCAAATCTGACCTCAGATTGCCATTTGGTGGGATTAAACGTTCCGGTTACGGTCGCGAATTGAGCGTCCAAGGAATTCACGAATTTGTTAACATTAAAACAGTGTGGGTGAAATAA